The region TCTGGTGAAACCCAACAGGAAAGAATCATGATGAGCCTGGCCGGTAAAAAAATCGTTCTTGGCGTCAGCGGCGGTATTGCTGCCTATAAAACGCCAGACCTGGTGCGCCGTTTGCGCGAGCGCGGGGCCGACGTACGGGTCGCGATCACCGAAGGCGGCAAAGCCTTTATCACCCCGCTGAGCCTGCAAGCCGTCTCGGGATACCCGGTATCCGACAGCCTTCTCGACCCGGCGGCCGAAGCCGCAATGGGCCACATTGAGCTGGGGAAATGGGCCGATCTGGTTATCCTTGCCCCCGCCACGGCAGATTTAATTGCCCGCGTGGCGGCCGGTATGGCGAACGATCTGGTTACGACCATTTGCCTCGCCACGCCAGCCCCCGTCGCGGTTGTGCCCGCCATGAACCAGCAGATGTACCGCAACGCCGCCACCCAGCATAATCTGGACACGCTGGCCTCGCGCGGGCTGCTGATTTGGGGCCCGGACAGCGGCAGCCAGGCCTGCGGCGACGTGGGGCCGGGTCGTATGCTCGACCCACTGACGATTGTTGATATGGCCGCCGCCCATTTCTCGCCTGTCAACGATCTGCAACATCTCAACATCATGATTACCGCGGGCCCCACGCGCGAGCCGCTGGATCCGGTGCGTTACATCACCAACCACAGCTCCGGCAAAATGGGCTTTGCGATTGCTGCCGCGGCAGCCAAACGCGGCGCAAACGTCACGCTGGTGAGCGGCCCGGTGTCACTTACCACACCTGCGTTTGTGCAGCGTATCAATGTGACTACCGCGCTGGAGATGGAAGCCGCCGTACAGGCGCATGCTCAACAGCAGCATATTTTTATCGGCTGTGCGGCCGTCGCTGATTACCGTGCTGAAACCATTGCTGACGCCAAAATTAAAAAGCAAGGTGATGAATTAACAATAAAAATGGTGAAGAACCCGGATATCGTTGCCGGTGTCGCCGCATTGAAAACTCATCGTCCTTACGTTGTTGGGTTTGCCGCAGAAACGAATAATGTGGAAGAATATGCCCGGCAAAAACGTACCCGCAAAAACCTCGATTTGATTTGCGCGAACGACGTATCGCTGTCCACGCAAGGATTTAACAGCGACAGCAACGCATTGCACCTTTTCTGGCAGGATGGAGATAAAGTCTTACCGCTTGAGCGCAAAGAACTCCTGGGCCAACAATTACTGGACGAGATCGTTACCCGTTATGATGAAAAAAATCGACGTTAAGATTCTGGACCCGCGCGTTGGCGAGCAATTTCCGCTGCCAACGTATGCCACCTCCGGCTCTGCCGGTCTTGACCTG is a window of Enterobacter hormaechei ATCC 49162 DNA encoding:
- the coaBC gene encoding bifunctional phosphopantothenoylcysteine decarboxylase/phosphopantothenate--cysteine ligase CoaBC, giving the protein MSLAGKKIVLGVSGGIAAYKTPDLVRRLRERGADVRVAITEGGKAFITPLSLQAVSGYPVSDSLLDPAAEAAMGHIELGKWADLVILAPATADLIARVAAGMANDLVTTICLATPAPVAVVPAMNQQMYRNAATQHNLDTLASRGLLIWGPDSGSQACGDVGPGRMLDPLTIVDMAAAHFSPVNDLQHLNIMITAGPTREPLDPVRYITNHSSGKMGFAIAAAAAKRGANVTLVSGPVSLTTPAFVQRINVTTALEMEAAVQAHAQQQHIFIGCAAVADYRAETIADAKIKKQGDELTIKMVKNPDIVAGVAALKTHRPYVVGFAAETNNVEEYARQKRTRKNLDLICANDVSLSTQGFNSDSNALHLFWQDGDKVLPLERKELLGQQLLDEIVTRYDEKNRR